A region of Deinococcus radiodurans R1 = ATCC 13939 = DSM 20539 DNA encodes the following proteins:
- a CDS encoding PEP/pyruvate-binding domain-containing protein, with amino-acid sequence MVDRTMLERVGGKAANLGEIAGMGFEIPNGCVITIDVFDAALNAVSLPVGGKRYGFSFMNLHFPQDLYPHLKEWAERLAGPVAVRSSAVFEDSDQASYAGQLSSILNVEGFDQIVVAVEECWHSIFGQRVKTYSKLHNDGIDRLRMAVIVQEQVFPKAAGVMFTAHPITGNPEHTVIEAVSGIGNKLVDGVGTPNHWVIDRNSREVIESHIFNYVDVSEAELKALHDLGIKVQTLFGKPQDIEWALKDGKPLVLQCRPITSM; translated from the coding sequence TTGGTCGATCGCACAATGCTAGAACGAGTGGGTGGAAAAGCAGCAAATCTTGGAGAAATAGCTGGGATGGGATTTGAGATCCCAAACGGATGTGTAATTACTATTGACGTTTTCGATGCTGCACTCAATGCAGTATCGTTACCAGTGGGAGGCAAGCGATACGGCTTTAGCTTTATGAATCTTCACTTCCCGCAAGATCTTTATCCACATCTCAAGGAGTGGGCAGAGCGACTGGCTGGGCCCGTAGCGGTGCGTTCCTCTGCTGTTTTCGAAGATTCTGACCAGGCTTCGTACGCTGGCCAACTCTCCAGCATTCTTAATGTAGAGGGTTTTGACCAAATCGTCGTAGCCGTCGAAGAATGTTGGCACTCTATCTTTGGACAGCGTGTTAAGACGTACAGCAAGTTACATAACGATGGGATTGATAGGTTACGGATGGCCGTAATCGTGCAGGAACAGGTCTTTCCCAAAGCTGCTGGGGTAATGTTCACCGCGCACCCGATCACTGGTAATCCTGAACACACTGTAATCGAAGCGGTAAGCGGCATCGGGAATAAACTTGTTGATGGAGTCGGCACACCTAATCACTGGGTTATCGATAGAAATTCTCGTGAGGTGATTGAATCACACATTTTCAATTATGTAGATGTGTCTGAGGCTGAGTTGAAGGCCCTTCACGACCTCGGCATCAAAGTCCAAACTCTTTTCGGAAAACCCCAGGACATTGAATGGGCACTGAAAGATGGAAAACCTTTGGTCTTGCAGTGCCGTCCAATCACATCCATGTAG